A stretch of the Clostridium fungisolvens genome encodes the following:
- the rplU gene encoding 50S ribosomal protein L21 has translation MYAVVKTGGKQFRVQEGDVIFVEKLEAEVEATVELTEVLAVAKDGELKVGTPVVEGAKVVAKVVAQGKAKKIIVFKYKRKKDYRRKNGHRQPYTKLVIEKIEA, from the coding sequence ATGTACGCAGTAGTTAAGACAGGTGGAAAACAATTCAGAGTTCAAGAAGGCGATGTTATATTCGTTGAAAAATTAGAAGCTGAAGTTGAAGCAACAGTTGAGTTAACAGAAGTTCTAGCAGTAGCTAAGGATGGTGAACTTAAGGTTGGTACACCAGTAGTAGAAGGTGCTAAGGTAGTTGCTAAGGTAGTTGCTCAAGGCAAGGCTAAGAAAATTATAGTTTTCAAGTACAAGAGAAAGAAAGACTATAGAAGAAAGAACGGCCACAGACAACCTTACACTAAGCTAGTTATCGAAAAAATAGAAGCTTAA
- a CDS encoding ribosomal-processing cysteine protease Prp, with product MIKLDIYTTKDIIIGFRIQNHALREREMILVGEAYDMICNSVSVLSQSVLIGLDEVLKLNVPYEMADGYIKLDLRELNEEELQKAQVLLKTFELSIDSILLSLEQSFGKNKADQYIYVKKEEV from the coding sequence ATGATTAAGTTAGATATTTATACGACTAAGGACATAATAATTGGATTTAGGATACAAAATCATGCTCTTAGAGAAAGAGAAATGATTTTAGTTGGAGAAGCATATGACATGATATGTAATTCAGTATCTGTATTATCTCAAAGTGTACTTATAGGCTTAGACGAAGTACTTAAGCTTAATGTACCATACGAAATGGCGGATGGATATATTAAGTTAGATCTTAGAGAGCTTAATGAAGAAGAACTTCAAAAAGCACAGGTCTTATTAAAAACTTTTGAACTTAGCATAGACAGTATTTTATTATCCTTAGAGCAAAGTTTTGGAAAAAATAAAGCAGACCAATATATATATGTAAAAAAAGAGGAGGTGTAG
- the obgE gene encoding GTPase ObgE, with protein MFIDTAKVFVKSGDGGNGSVSFRREKYIPLGGPDGGDGGRGGDVILQVDTGITTLLDFKYTRKFIAERGVNGSGSKCYGKDGEDLIIKVPMGTLIRDVETQKIMADLSHPEDEYVICRGGKGGKGNAKFATPTRQAPNFAEPGMPGEERWIELELKLLADVGLLGFPNVGKSTFLSVVTKAKPKIANYHFTTLKPNLGVVSVPGIDAFVMADIPGIIEGAAEGVGLGLDFLRHIERTRLLVHVVDISGVEGRDAVEDFIKINEELKKYSVKLWDRPQIVVANKADMLYDEEVFEDFKKKLKEMGYDKVFKMSGATYEGVEAVVKEAARMLKEIPITELEIKEEDRFVPEEKKFTYNIRIEDEDGIKVYIVEGTFVERLLNSVNVNEPDSLKYFHKVLRNKGVLDELRAMGIEDGDVVRLRDFEFEYLL; from the coding sequence ATGTTTATAGATACGGCCAAAGTTTTTGTAAAAAGCGGAGATGGTGGTAATGGATCAGTATCTTTTAGAAGAGAAAAATACATACCTCTTGGAGGCCCGGATGGTGGAGATGGCGGAAGAGGTGGAGATGTTATACTACAAGTAGATACAGGTATAACAACACTTTTAGATTTTAAATATACTAGAAAGTTCATAGCAGAAAGAGGCGTGAATGGATCAGGTTCAAAGTGCTATGGAAAAGATGGTGAAGATCTTATAATTAAGGTTCCTATGGGTACTTTAATTAGAGATGTTGAAACTCAAAAGATAATGGCTGACCTTTCTCACCCTGAAGATGAATATGTAATCTGCAGAGGTGGAAAAGGCGGTAAGGGAAATGCTAAATTTGCAACTCCTACGAGACAGGCACCAAACTTTGCAGAACCTGGAATGCCAGGAGAAGAAAGATGGATAGAACTAGAATTAAAACTTTTAGCAGATGTAGGTTTACTTGGATTCCCTAATGTAGGAAAGTCAACTTTCTTATCAGTAGTAACAAAGGCTAAACCAAAGATAGCTAACTATCACTTTACAACTTTAAAACCAAATTTAGGTGTTGTAAGTGTTCCTGGAATTGATGCTTTTGTAATGGCTGATATACCAGGTATAATCGAAGGAGCAGCTGAAGGCGTAGGTTTAGGTCTTGACTTCCTTAGACATATAGAAAGAACAAGACTTTTAGTTCACGTAGTAGATATCTCTGGAGTTGAAGGTAGAGATGCTGTCGAAGATTTTATAAAGATAAATGAAGAACTTAAGAAATATAGTGTTAAGCTTTGGGATAGACCTCAAATAGTTGTTGCTAACAAAGCTGATATGTTATATGATGAAGAAGTTTTTGAAGATTTCAAGAAAAAACTTAAGGAAATGGGTTATGATAAGGTATTTAAGATGAGTGGTGCTACTTATGAAGGTGTAGAAGCTGTAGTAAAAGAAGCTGCTAGAATGCTTAAGGAAATACCTATAACCGAACTAGAAATAAAAGAAGAAGATAGATTTGTACCAGAAGAAAAGAAATTTACTTATAATATAAGAATTGAAGATGAAGATGGTATTAAAGTTTATATTGTAGAAGGAACTTTCGTGGAAAGACTTCTAAACTCTGTAAATGTTAATGAACCAGATTCTTTAAAATATTTCCATAAGGTTCTTAGAAATAAAGGTGTACTTGATGAATTAAGAGCAATGGGAATAGAAGATGGTGATGTAGTAAGATTAAGAGATTTTGAATTTGAATATTTATTGTAA
- the rpmA gene encoding 50S ribosomal protein L27 — protein sequence MLIMNLQLFAHKKGVGSSKNGRDSESKRLGVKSADGQFVLAGNILVRQRGTKIHPGANVGKGSDDTLFAKIDGVVKFERLGKDKKKASVYPVEIQEIAE from the coding sequence ATGCTAATCATGAACCTTCAATTGTTCGCTCATAAAAAAGGAGTTGGTAGCTCCAAGAACGGTAGAGATTCTGAGTCAAAGAGACTTGGTGTTAAATCAGCTGATGGACAATTTGTTCTTGCTGGAAACATACTTGTTAGACAAAGAGGAACAAAGATACATCCAGGTGCTAATGTAGGTAAAGGAAGCGATGATACTTTATTTGCAAAGATCGATGGAGTTGTTAAATTTGAAAGACTTGGAAAAGACAAGAAGAAAGCTTCTGTTTATCCAGTAGAAATTCAAGAAATAGCTGAATAA